TTGGCCCAATCGAATAATTGCTTGCCGCCACCATACGAACCGGTGAAGCCAACTGCTTTTGTATGCGGATGTGTAACCAATGCTTTTCCTGTTTCAAACCCTGCACCATATACATGTGTAAACACACCTAATGGTAAATTATTAAATGCAGCTGCTTTAAAAATTGCATCTGCTACTATGTGCGATGTTTCGGGATGTGCAGGATGCGCTTTCACAATAACAGGACAACCCGCAGCCAATGCACATGCTGTATCACCACCTGCTGTTGAATACGCAAATGGAAAATTGCTTGAACCAAAAACCACAACAGGCCCCATTGGTATCAGCATTTTTCTGATGTCGGGCTTTGCAGGCACTTTATCAGGAATCGCTGTGTCAATACTTGCTTCGAGCCATTCACCATTTTCGCATGCAGCTGCATAACTGTTCAATTGAAAAATAGTACGGCCACGTTCGCCTCTTAATCTTGCTTCAGGTAAATGCGTTTCACGCATGGCAGTTTGAATCAAGGTATCACCACAGTTTTCCAACTCAACGGCAATGGAACGCATAAAAGCTGCACGTTCTTTCAAACTTTTTTTACGGTAGATATAAAATGCTTTCCATGCTTCCTGCATGTAAGCATCAATTTCATGTAAGGGCGTATCTGCTAAATTCATGTTTGTTATTTGATGGATTATAAAACCGGTCGTGCAGCGAGTCCATCGTTAATGATTTTTAAAATACGATCCCGTTCGCTGCCCTGTAAAGTTAAGCGTGGGGCACGAACATATTCACTTCCAATTCCTGCTTGTGTTGCAGCGAGTTTAATATACTGCACCAGCTTGGGATGAATATCCAGTTCAAGCAATGGCATGAACCAGCGATATATAGCTGCTGCCTCTGTAATCTTGCCTGCCTTTACCAAATTGTAAATTGTTACTGTTTCTTTCGGGAAACCACATACCAATCCTGCAACCCAACCATCAGCACCCAAACACAATTCTTCCACTGCCAATGTATCAACACCACAAAGAATTTTTAAACGTGTACCAAAACGATTGATCAATCGTGTTACGTTGGTGACATCTCTTGTACTCTCTTTCACAGCAGTGATGTTGCTGCATTCGATCAATTCTTCAAACATATCAAGCGTAACATCAATTTTATAATCAACCGGATTGTTATAGATCA
The DNA window shown above is from Lacibacter sp. H375 and carries:
- a CDS encoding dihydrodipicolinate synthase family protein — translated: MSFEWKGVFPALLTPFTANDEVDLQMFEKNLQAQLDAGVHGVIIGGSLGEASTITAEEKELLIKHAIKFINGRIPVIMNIAESTTKIAVQQAANAKSWGAAGLMLLPPMRYKSDDRETVEYFKTIAKSTDLPIMIYNNPVDYKIDVTLDMFEELIECSNITAVKESTRDVTNVTRLINRFGTRLKILCGVDTLAVEELCLGADGWVAGLVCGFPKETVTIYNLVKAGKITEAAAIYRWFMPLLELDIHPKLVQYIKLAATQAGIGSEYVRAPRLTLQGSERDRILKIINDGLAARPVL